The window TTTGGTCCGCTAGAACCTTTAGGCCTTCTCTTAACTCCcgggtgtttctctcttgctcttctctgagcagctggttggtgcggtgctggacctgtaacgtgtcctgatacattcacattgcatcctgatgagctatttgttgagctctagttgcctcttgttgggcggccaccgcttgtaacagggcctgtatggctccctccatactcattttcctgagaaactgtcctaaccaaacaaagccacaaaaaaaacctgactcccctttggagtgctaactgaacatttttcattttcttctacctaaccagtggtatggttagtccatgcccgcatcctccaccacgtgtggcaaacctcttcaaggttaggagcgtttgtcacaaactaagtggtaaactgtcaccaaatcacccaagaatgagagttctttcgaacaggacagtacctgtgtgtttgtttctccgtcctggtccacccaggccgtaggcgaggtcaaggatagcagggttcggtacacgaatcgtgttctcggtaggtccaggtccaaatgccaacaggtaagtccaaaacagtccaactcatacacggtaaatccagccaatctctattgtctctttctctattgttcatagatccttccagcactctcttctcctcttcctggtttttcttgaccctttatctgtgggttggctccaccttctgagggttccccttgcttctgggacttgtagttttggtggtcggccattttgtgatctgtagttctgacaggggtggccattttagtgatcgggcagagcccgtttattagttctgctctcacatatctgccatttaccactcaacccccttctttgccacaatatatatatatatatatatatatatatatatatatatatacaacaagtctgaagtttacattacacacttaggttggagtcattaaaactcatttttcaaccactccacacatttcttgttaacaaactacagcaagtcggtttggacatctactttgtgcatgacacaagtaatgtttccaacaattgtttacagacagattatttcacttataattcactgtatcacaattccagtgggtcagaagttgactgtgcctttaaacagtttgaaaaattccagaaaatgatgtcatggctttagaagcttctgataggctcattgacgtcatttgagtcaattggaggtgtacctgtggatgtatttcaaggcctaccttcaaactgagtgcctctttgcttgacatcatgggaaaatcaaaagatatcagccatgacctcagaaaaacaattgtagacctccacaagtctggttcatccttgggagcaatttccaaatgcctgaaagtaccacgttcatctgtacaaacaatagtatgcaagtataaatcaaatcaaatcaaatatatttgtcacatacacatggttagcaaatattaatgcgagtgtagcgaaatgcttgtgcttctagttccgacattgcagtaatctaacctaacaatttcaaaacTATTACCttgtacacacaagtgtaaagggatgaagaatatgtacataaatatctatgaatgagtgatggtacagaacggcataggcaagatgcagtagatggtatcgagtacagtatatgagatgagtaatgcagggtatgtaaacaaagtggcatagtttaaagtggttagtgatacatatattacataaagatgcagtagatgatatagagtacagtatatacatatacatatgagatgagtaatgtagggtatgtaaacattatattaagtagcattgtttaaagtggctagtgatatattttcacATCAATTTTCAACTATTTCCATTAAAGTGGctgaagttgagtcagtgtgttggcagcagccactcaatgttagtggtggctgtttaacagtctgatggccttgagatagaacaccatgggaccacgcagattATTAACATAattcgagtcaattggaggtgtacctgtggatgtatttcaaggcctaccttcaaactcagtgcttctttgcttgacatcatgggaaaatcaaaggattTCAGCCAAGCCCTCAGAAGAAatgttgtagacctccacaagtctggttcatccttgggagcatttttcaaatgcctgaaggtaccacgttcatctgtacaaacaatagtatgcaagtataaacaacatgggaccatgcatccatcataccgctcaggaaggagatgcattctgtctccgagagatgaatgtactttggtgcgaaaagtgcaaatgaatcccagaacaacagcaaaggaccctgtgaagatgctggaggaaacaggtacaaaagtatcaatatccacagtgaaacgagtcctatatcgacataacctgataggccgctcagcaagaaagaagccactgctccaaaaccggcaaaATAAagtcagactatggtttgcaactgcacatggggacaaagatcatattttttggagaaatgtcctctggtctcatgaaacaaaaatagaactgtttggccataacggctatcgttatgtttggaggaaaagggggatacttgcaagccgaagaacaccatcccaactgtaaagcacggaagtggcagcatcatgttgtggggatgctttgctgcaggagggactggtgcccttcacaaaatagatggcatcatgagggtacaaaattatgtggatatattgaagtaacatctcaagacatcagtcaggtaggtaaagcttggtcgcaaaagagtcttccaaatggacaatgaccccaagcatacttccaaagttgtggcaaaatatcttaaggacaacaaaatcaaggtattgtagtggccatcacaaagccctgacctcaatcttatagaaaatgtgtgggcagatctgaaaaagggtgtgcgagcaaggaggcctacaaacctgactcagttacaacagctctgtcaggaggattgggcaaaaaattcacccaatttattgtgggaagcttgtggaacgctgacccgaaacgtttgacccaagttaaacaatttaaggcaatgctaccaaatactaattgagtgtatttctgacttactgggaatgtgatgaaagaaataaaagctgaaataaatgattctctctactattattctgacattcttaaaataaagtggtgatcctaactgacctaaaacctaaaggattaaatgtcaggagtttaaatgtatttggctacggtgtatgtaaacttccgacttcaaatgtatatacATTTTATCATCagaggccaaatgcttgctggcttcccttgcattcaatgctacgggtGCAAAAATgccatactctttttgaccagagaCAGAGGGGCATACTGAGACTGTTTCACTCGATCGGATtttttctccggtgagatacattGAGCCTTTTGTGAATTGAATGAACatgatgaaacacagagagacaaaagatAAATGCTGAAAAAAAGTGTTCCATTTTTGgtggaagcctggcttcccttggcatccattaATACTTACCACTGACAATGACTACATTGGTTGTTGCcacattgagatgcagtgccttcgtcAGCAAACCATCAAGTCAAAGACAGCTCAGTCATATCGTATTTACATTAAATTACTTCAGTTGCAGAGCCAGATAGTTTCTCTGAATTAAGGAACACACTTGTGTGCCTCACCATGTGTCTCACTGTGTGCATCATACCCACTTCGTGATGTTTGACTGCCGGTCAATGACTGCCATAGGCCAGAGAGTGAAGTGCGTATTAAATTATTCTTATTATGACAGCCGTGTAACTCAAGATAGTGTGTGTGCTGTGCGTAGAGAGTGCGAAGTGAATATGGAGAGTACCAGGTGATTGAAATTACTACCGATAATGTAAATGTCACAACTATGAATCTGATCTGAAATGTTTCGGTCTGTTTGAAATTCCACTCTGTTTTTCAGTTATACAGTATCTCATTGCTGATATATAGCACCGTGTATTGAAATGCATATTGATATTTTGTCTGTGTAAAATCCATTTTAATATTAATCCCTCCTCCAAGCACTTTATATGCCTATTTATCAAATATGAGTAATTTGTATATGGCGAGAGATGAAAAGGAATCGATTAAACTGCTTTGCTGCTGTGAAAATCAGAGCCAAATACACGAAAACTGTTTTCAGGAAAACAGCTTGAATGAGATTAATTAGAGATTAAAGCCCTTGATTCAAGCTGTTTTTGATAGAAACTGTAATCATCCCTTCTCTGTGAGAACATTTTCAAATGTTTGTTGAAATAAAGGATAAACACCTCACCTTTGTTAAAAAACCCTCACCTGTCCAACTTTATAATTGAAACTAGGGTCACAGTAGCTAGCACTCTGAAAGCATCTCCCTCTCGCtcgccctctcactctctttctcttgctctctttttcattcttccctctctgcctctcttttatCCCCTTTTCAGTTTCTTTAGGTCTCCTACGCTCCTTTCTCTCCATTATCCAGTCCTACTCTTTCTCTCACTTCCTGATTTAATAATTTCATAGACTGACACAAGCTCAGTCCCTAAAAGAAACCATTGAGAATAGGATAAGTGCCTACCGTAccctttctcctctgtcctctgtccttctccctccctccctccctccttccctctctcctcatatttTGAATGAATTCATCCCTTCTCCCCACCCAGCTCTGAAGGGATTCCAGTGGAATTGTTGAATTAATGTGACCTTAATGAAACCCTTGCAGCTCTATCCTCTATTTCTCCTAACGTTACCATAGGTGACTGAGTCATGTTGTGATGTAAGAGAGGGAGGACCATCTGACCACAGTCTCCAGGCTGGGAATGGCCTTCATGTTGTAactataatgtatatattatgtACTTATGTTGGGTTTTAAGTTATGCTGATTGGGCCATTTTtggtatttttatttaacctttatttaactaggcaagtgacaTTTGGGACATTTGGGACATTTGCTCTTTTCTTGATGGCACATGACCTGTTCCTACGTCTTGTTGGAGAATCATCCAGGTACTGTATGTTGTTAAAGGGTGAAGAAGTTATAATGATCAGGCGGACAGCCTTTGTGAATAATGTAGTGGTGAGTGGGTAACTTCAATGAAGAGGGATTGGGGAGCATGAAAGGTGGGTTAAGAGATGGGTGAagggtaattgtgtgtgtgtgtgcgcgcgcgctcCCACATAGTGCTCTAAGATAATTCTAATACATAGCAGCCACGGGACTGGCAGTTCACGCCACTACACACTGCCTTTATGGATATAACTCATACATTAATGATCATCATTATCTCATAAACGTTATGAGGCACTTGATCAGACATTCACCCAAACAAGCACTCAAACTTTCACATGACAAGCAATTTAattgcatcacacacacagacacacacacagacacacacacagacagactccccTACAGGCCCAAACAGCTTCACTTTTTAGAAGTGCTGTGAATATTTATTTTGTGTCACTCAGTTTGTGTGTGATAATCAGATGGAAGCAGATTGAAAACACAGTTGTAAGCTTCTCTAATTGATTCAAAtcaaaaaagtgtgtgtgaacgTGCGcacatgtgtgtgagtgtgtccatTCATGTGTGAAGATATCCATAAGTGTTACCGAACAACACCTTTTATCCACCAAGTGTCAAAACTCCTAAATGAGATGTTGGTTTggcaacactttattttaagggtcCGTAATAAACAATTTATGAAGCATGTGTTCACcatttattaatcattactcCCACGTTAATAAACCATTTACTAATCATTGGTAAAGTATTGTTGCAGGCTTTAATCTAAAGCGAGCACTATTTATGCTTCATAAATACTTCCTAAATGTTTTGAGAGACCAGTGTAATTGAAACTATGAGATCAGGTTGCAGTTTCTCACAAAGAGATGTGCATGCcattggtagacattcctgcagtacctggtaaaataataatCACACAACACAGGATGTTTAAGGAAATATGTATACATTTATGAACAACTAGCTTACTAAGATgagtaatgattaataaatgGTGAACATACTGTTTGTAAATACCTTAAACGGTTTGTAATCCAGTACTTTGCCCAAACACTTACACACTTTGCTTCTTCTTGGTCTGCAGTTAAAAACCAGGTCTGCTTTGACCAGTCAGACATACACACTAAGAAAATGACTACCACACACTCACAAAGGATTCCATTTCTATTTTACTTTGATCGGAAACAGAAATCATTTAATTTGTGTCAAAAAGAATATTGTACGTTGGCTGTCCCCTTGGGAATATCGATGCCACAATAAACTCCATCAAATAACACCAAACTCTTTCCACTGGAGTTAGACGTGATTACCCAGGCAACATCAACATTTTATTgaagatattttttttatatatatatatttttgaaacaTCAGTTCAACGCTTGAGTAGGGTTGAGATCAGAGGACCTCGTAGTAAAGTCGAGATGGCGGGTTCACCATGAATAAAAGGGAGGGGTTATAACAACAGATCACATCAATCATACTGTAGGTACAACAACACTTAGTTCAAATGAGTCCCATGCCTTTAAAAGTAAGGTTGTTTAGTCCATTGAGCTATGCCTAGGAATCCCTCAACATATCTTAATTTAGCCTACATCCCACCATTACACATTTCTGTATTTTAATACTGCGTCAAGGAAAACACAAGATCACAAGATAGGTTTTTCTCTTTGGTTAATGACAACaaaaacagaacatacaggtattTATTTACGTATGTGCACAATGTATACACAAATATAGATTTTGTATGTGGTGTATGTtgtttgttttgggggggggactTGCTGTTGCTGATAATATAGTATTAGCTCAGTTGTTCTCTTCTAGTGTTACTAGGTTAAGTTTTTGTGAGGCAGGTattgtctttcctctctctgtccttcctgttTCCTATTTCCCTGTTTCCTGGCAGCGTGAGTCTCACCCTGGAACTACTGAGCATGCTCCAGCACAGGAACCCCCGTTCCAAGTGTTTCCCTACCAAAACAAGATGGAGATGGGAAATCTAATAAAAACCCAGCACATTCCACTGGGATTATGGGAGATTGAGTCCTTACAGGCTCACAGCCTCACacacagctgatgctctcatctTTGTCCCTGGTTGCTTTGTGTTTGTCTGAGTTTGATTTGGTCCTCACAAGGTTTCGTAGGGAGTCCCTGGGTCCTCCACTGCTGTGGACCCCATTCCTGAGGGACCCCATTTCCTCCAGGGGCAGGTGGGTGGAGTTGTAGGCCAGCGGAGGGATGGTGTTAACCAGTATGAGCTGCAGAGGCTTCCTCTCCGGGCTGTACTGGCAGCGTACGTAGCGGGAGAAGGCTGCACGGTACGTCTTGTTGAACAAAGTGTACACCAGAGGGTTGATGGCTGAGGAGAGGTAtcccacccacacaaacacattcagcaGCCCCCCCATCACCCCCGGATCACAGTTCACAGGGTCGCACACCACTGCCAACACATTGGTGATGAAGAAGGGACACCACATGACCACGAACAAGAAGAAGACCATTCCCAGGACCTTGGAGGCCTTCTGCTCGTTGCTGATTGACTGCATGGTGCGACGCCCGTACCTCAGGTCCACACTGACCCCACCGacccctcctcctacccctcccaTGTCACGGCTGAGCGAACGCCTGAAGAAGAGCTTCTCTGAGGAGAGTGAGCCCTGCGGGAGGAAGCCCAGGGTCAGGGTGGCGATCCTATTCGGCCGGGGCACCAGCTGGTCCAGGCAGAGGGTAGCCTCGTTCTGCAGGGCGCTGATGGTGAGGAAGTAGGTGACCACCATGATCGTGAGGGGGATGAAGAAGGCCACGAAGGAGCCCACCAGGACGAAACTGTCGTCTGTCAACAGGCAGCTGCCCTTTTTAAACACCTTGGTGTGGTCCCGCAGGCCTAGGACGGGGATGGGCATGGAGATACCTACAGAAAGACacagatgagagagaggttagtttagtatgaggtgtgtgtgtgtgtgtgtgtgtgtgtgtgtgtgtgtgtgtgtgtgcttacatgTGTGTGTTCCACTTCTTATTTAAGATTTCAAATTGAAAAAGTAAAAGCAATTTTGTACAGCTTGTCTCTGCCTAAACGGTAAATAGCACTGTGGCACTTCAAGATTGTGCCAGTAATATCAAAACGCCTGGCCCTATAATGTACAGATCATTCTACGGGCAAAGCACACCTGTTGCTCATTCCCACCATAAATCAATCCACCACGGCAGGATCCTCTGGCATCAATAATGCAATAGTCCTCATATCACCACTGTGTGCCCACCAGGACATATAAACCTTGCAATTTCCCCTCACAGGCCCAGCATTAGTGTCATTAGTGTCCAATAACTGGATTtgtgagggagagggacagaagcatcTGGAGCCATTCACTAAGGCTTTCATCCCCATTGCAACACCGTGAGATGCAAAGACTAATAACCGTAGGGAGGCCTGAAACTGGCCTGAAACTGGCCTGAAACTGGCCTGACACTGACGGCCATTTTGGGGCTTAGAGCAGGAAAATAGACGGGGACGGTTGCCAGAACCAGCTCCAATTAAGATCAAATCGCTTTA of the Oncorhynchus masou masou isolate Uvic2021 chromosome 10, UVic_Omas_1.1, whole genome shotgun sequence genome contains:
- the LOC135546981 gene encoding 5-hydroxytryptamine receptor 2A-like; amino-acid sequence: MGTDIMNLHGNGSELISSAGLLGNGGRNFSNGCNRNEDTDVNYFPSGNWTHGVRGYSEEGRILASSLCATGMTAVDKNWAALLILAVIAVTVTGNILVIMAVSLEKKLQNATNYFLMSLAVADMLLGILVMPISMVTILYDYWWPLPSDLCPVWIYLDVLFSTASIMHLCAISLDRYIAIRNPLHHSRFNSRTKARLKIMAVWTISVGISMPIPVLGLRDHTKVFKKGSCLLTDDSFVLVGSFVAFFIPLTIMVVTYFLTISALQNEATLCLDQLVPRPNRIATLTLGFLPQGSLSSEKLFFRRSLSRDMGGVGGGVGGVSVDLRYGRRTMQSISNEQKASKVLGMVFFLFVVMWCPFFITNVLAVVCDPVNCDPGVMGGLLNVFVWVGYLSSAINPLVYTLFNKTYRAAFSRYVRCQYSPERKPLQLILVNTIPPLAYNSTHLPLEEMGSLRNGVHSSGGPRDSLRNLVRTKSNSDKHKATRDKDESISCV